In a genomic window of Streptomyces sp. NBC_01142:
- a CDS encoding homoserine dehydrogenase — protein sequence MRTRPLKVALLGCGVVGSEVARIMTTHADDLAARIGAPVELVGVAVRRPSKVREGIDPALITTDATALVERGDIDVVVEVIGGIEPARGLITAAFEHGASVVSANKALLAEDGATLYAAAEKHGRDLYFEAAVAGAIPLIRPLRESLAGDKVNRVLGIVNGTTNFILDKMDSSGAGYSEALDEATALGYAEADPTADVEGFDAAAKAAILAGIAFHTRVRLDDVHREGLTEVTAADIASAKRMGCTVKLLAICERAADGKSVTARVHPAMIPLSHPLASVREAYNAVFVEAEAAGQLMFYGPGAGGSPTASAVLGDLVAVCRNKLAEATGPGESAYTQLPVSPMGDVVTRYHISLDVADKPGVLAQVATVFAEHGVSIDTVRQQGKDGEASLVVVTHRAPDAALSGTVEALRKLDTVRGVASIMRVEGE from the coding sequence ATGCGTACGCGTCCGCTGAAGGTGGCGCTGCTGGGCTGTGGTGTGGTCGGCTCAGAGGTGGCGCGCATCATGACGACGCACGCCGACGACCTCGCCGCGCGCATCGGCGCCCCGGTGGAGCTCGTCGGGGTTGCCGTCCGACGGCCCTCCAAGGTGCGTGAGGGCATCGACCCCGCGCTGATCACCACCGACGCCACGGCGCTGGTCGAACGCGGCGACATCGACGTCGTCGTCGAGGTCATCGGCGGCATCGAGCCCGCCCGCGGCCTCATCACCGCCGCGTTCGAGCACGGCGCGTCCGTCGTCTCCGCCAACAAGGCGCTGCTCGCCGAGGACGGTGCGACCCTCTACGCCGCCGCCGAGAAGCACGGCAGGGACCTGTACTTCGAGGCGGCAGTCGCGGGCGCCATCCCGCTGATCAGGCCGTTGCGCGAGTCCCTGGCGGGCGACAAGGTCAACCGTGTGCTCGGCATCGTCAACGGCACGACCAACTTCATCCTCGACAAGATGGACAGCTCGGGCGCCGGCTACTCCGAGGCGCTCGACGAAGCCACCGCCCTCGGATACGCCGAGGCCGACCCGACCGCCGACGTGGAGGGCTTCGACGCCGCCGCCAAGGCCGCCATCCTCGCCGGGATCGCCTTCCACACCCGCGTACGCCTCGACGACGTCCACCGCGAGGGCCTGACCGAGGTCACCGCCGCCGACATCGCCTCCGCCAAACGGATGGGCTGCACCGTCAAGCTCCTCGCCATCTGTGAGCGCGCCGCCGACGGCAAGTCCGTCACCGCGCGCGTGCATCCCGCGATGATTCCGCTCAGCCACCCGCTCGCCTCCGTGCGCGAGGCGTACAACGCCGTCTTCGTCGAGGCCGAGGCGGCCGGGCAGCTGATGTTCTACGGTCCGGGTGCGGGCGGTTCGCCGACCGCGTCCGCGGTTCTCGGCGACCTCGTCGCCGTGTGCCGCAACAAGCTCGCCGAGGCCACCGGACCCGGCGAGTCCGCGTACACGCAGCTGCCCGTGAGCCCCATGGGCGACGTGGTGACGCGGTACCACATCAGCCTCGACGTGGCCGACAAGCCGGGCGTGCTCGCCCAGGTGGCGACGGTCTTCGCCGAGCACGGCGTATCGATCGATACGGTCCGTCAGCAGGGCAAGGACGGTGAGGCTTCCCTCGTCGTCGTCACCCACCGCGCGCCCGACGCCGCCCTTTCGGGGACCGTCGAGGCGCTGCGCAAGCTCGACACCGTGCGCGGTGTCGCCAGCATCATGCGTGTTGAAGGGGAGTAA